AGTCGGCAGCTGGAACAGGTGATGATGCAGCCAGCCAAGATTGAATACTTCGCGGCCGGTACTTTTCGGGCCCTTGGTCAGGAAAAACTGATCGCTGAGCAAGGACTTGAGCAGCGCGGGATCAACTTGCCCGCTGGCGCCCCAGGCACCGTCCTTGTCGTAACTCTGACCGCGCTGGGATTGAATCCAGGCATCGAGCAGGACGTTGCCGGGACCGCAATCGAATCCGGTAACCGGCAGGTCCAGCTCGATGAGGCTCAAGTTACTGAAGCCCCCGATGTTCAATACTGCGCGGCGGTCCTTGTTGTCGTCGAACAGCGCTTCGTGAAATGCAGGCACCAGCGGAGCGCCCTGGCCACCTGCCGCGATGTCGCGACGACGGAAGTCGCTGACGACCGTGATCTCGGTGAGTTCTGCAAGCAGCGCCGGGTTGCCGATCTGCACGCTGAACCCGCGCGCTGGTTCGTGGCGGATGGTCTGGCCATGGCTGCCGATGGCGCGGATCTGGCCCGCAACCATGTTCTGCTCGCTGAGCAGGGTCAGCACGCCTTTGGCTGCGAGCTGTACCCACTTTTGCTCGGCAATGCCGGCGCGCGCCAGCTCATCCGGGCCGCTGGAACACAGGCCCAGCAGTTCTGCACGCAAGTCGTCAGGCATGGGAATGTAGTGGGTTGCCAGCAATCTCGGCCGGTCGTCTTGCTCCAACAGGGCTATATCGATCCCATCGAGGCTACTGCCGGACATCACACCAATATAGAAGAAGGCCATGGCTTATCTTTTGCTCGAGGCCAGCGTGGTGGCCTTTTCCTGTTCCATGCGAGCCATCAACGGCTGGCTCTGCTGCATGAACCGCTGTTTTTCGGATTTGGCGATTGGATCCGCCATCGGCAATTTCTGACCCAGAGGGTCAACGTGCACGCCATTGACCTGGAACTCATAGTGCAAGTGAGGTCCTGTCGACAGGCCGGTGGTACCAATATAGCCGATCACCTGGCCTTGTTTGACACTGCCGCCGGTTTGTATGCCTTTGGCAAAACCTTGCATGTGGCCGTACAGCGTCCGATAGGTCTCGCCATGCTGGATGATCACGGTATTGCCGTAGCCGCCACGGCGACCTGCAAGCAACACCTTGCCATCGCCGGTGGCCTTGATCGGCGTGCCGCGCGGGGCTGCATAATCAACGCCTTTGTGAGCGCGGATCTTGTTCAGGATCGGATGCTTGCGGCCCAGGGAAAACATCGAACTGATGCGGGCATAGTCCACCGGAGTACGGATGAAGGCCTTGCGCATGCTGTTGCCGTCAGCAGTATAGTAATTGGTATTGCCCTGCTTGTTGGTATAGCGGACTGCAGAATAGGACTTGCCGTGGTTAGTGAAGCGGGCAGACAGAATATTGCCGGTGCCGACAGTCTTGCCGTTCACGACTTTCTGTTCGTAGATCACGTCAAATTCGTCACCCTTGCGGATGTCCTGGGCGAAGTCGATGTCGTAACCGAAAATGTTGGCCATATCCATGGTCATTGCATGAGAAAGGCCTGCGCGCTGCGCGGATTGCGAGAGCGAGCTGTTGATCACACCATGCGCATAGGCGCTCCGTACGTTGGGCTTGCTGATTTCTCGGCCAAAGGTATAGCCCTTGTCGGTCCGGGAAATGCTGATGCTTTCCAACTCGCTGATCTTGCTGTGCAGCTGCTTCAGCTGGCCTTCAGGGGAAAGCTCGAACTGCAGGATCTGGCCGTTTTTCAACTGGCTGAATTGCTTGGCCTGCTTATCGCTGGCCAGGACCTCATGCACGGTCGTGGCGGGTAGCCCGACTTTTTCGAACAGCGTGGAAAGCGTATCGCCCCTGGCGACGGCGACTTCCCGGTGATTCGCGTTCTTGGCCGCGACAGCAGGGGCCTTCGGCTGCGGTGCAGCTTCCTTGGCGGACTCTGCGGTGGCGTTTTCCTGCGATTCCTCAGCGCCATTGTCGATCTGGGCAAACGGCGATTCGGTGGTGTCCGGTGTGGCTTGAATCGATTCTTGAGCGTCTTGTTGTTCTGTGAGCTGATCTGTGGGGATTTCCAGATCAAGATTCAATGTGGTTTTTTTGGCTTCAACGTCACTTGAAGGGAATACCAGGAGAGCCAGGCTCAGCAAGGCGGCGATGCCGCTTGCAGCGAGCAGGTGGGTCTTCGGATAAAGCGGAGGCGCTTTAGGCGGTGTATTCATAGGTAATTTTGACTTTGAAAAGATGAATTGGAAAAGATGAATGACATGATGAAGATGAAATAACTGTATAAAATATAACCAAAACCTGCCTGAAGCAACCCTGCCAAACGTTTCAATTTATGATTCGGCGCCGGGTGCTGGGCAAAACTTTGTAAACGGGCCCTGATCTTGTATGGTTGGTTCCCTTTAAATAGGCGATGACGGGGCTTATATGAAGTCGGTTGAAGAGCAGCTGGCGCTAATCAAGCGCGGGGCGGATGAACTCCTGGTCGAGGCTGAGCTGATTACCAAGCTCAAGCGCGGCCAGCCACTACGTATTAAAGCCGGGTTCGACCCAACGGCACCTGATCTGCATCTGGGTCACACCGTGCTTATTAATAAGCTGCGTCAGTTTCAGGACCTCGGTCACCAGGTCATCTTCCTGATCGGCGACTTCACCGGCATGATCGGTGATCCGAGCGGCAAAAGCGCAACGCGTCCGCCGCTGACTCGCGA
This genomic window from Pseudomonas sp. G.S.17 contains:
- a CDS encoding anhydro-N-acetylmuramic acid kinase; this encodes MAFFYIGVMSGSSLDGIDIALLEQDDRPRLLATHYIPMPDDLRAELLGLCSSGPDELARAGIAEQKWVQLAAKGVLTLLSEQNMVAGQIRAIGSHGQTIRHEPARGFSVQIGNPALLAELTEITVVSDFRRRDIAAGGQGAPLVPAFHEALFDDNKDRRAVLNIGGFSNLSLIELDLPVTGFDCGPGNVLLDAWIQSQRGQSYDKDGAWGASGQVDPALLKSLLSDQFFLTKGPKSTGREVFNLGWLHHHLFQLPTLAPENVQATLMELTALTITESLQSAQSETKELLICGGGAHNVALTDRLAQLLPNTKVSSTEAFGVDPDWVEAMAFAWLAHCCLEGVPANRPTVTGAKGLRVLGAIYPA
- a CDS encoding peptidoglycan DD-metalloendopeptidase family protein, coding for MNTPPKAPPLYPKTHLLAASGIAALLSLALLVFPSSDVEAKKTTLNLDLEIPTDQLTEQQDAQESIQATPDTTESPFAQIDNGAEESQENATAESAKEAAPQPKAPAVAAKNANHREVAVARGDTLSTLFEKVGLPATTVHEVLASDKQAKQFSQLKNGQILQFELSPEGQLKQLHSKISELESISISRTDKGYTFGREISKPNVRSAYAHGVINSSLSQSAQRAGLSHAMTMDMANIFGYDIDFAQDIRKGDEFDVIYEQKVVNGKTVGTGNILSARFTNHGKSYSAVRYTNKQGNTNYYTADGNSMRKAFIRTPVDYARISSMFSLGRKHPILNKIRAHKGVDYAAPRGTPIKATGDGKVLLAGRRGGYGNTVIIQHGETYRTLYGHMQGFAKGIQTGGSVKQGQVIGYIGTTGLSTGPHLHYEFQVNGVHVDPLGQKLPMADPIAKSEKQRFMQQSQPLMARMEQEKATTLASSKR